The Candida albicans SC5314 chromosome 5, complete sequence genome includes a region encoding these proteins:
- a CDS encoding uncharacterized protein (Protein wth a predicted role in transcription from RNA polymerase II promoters; Spider biofilm induced), producing the protein MDFIGEIIEHETEAPKEPTPKPTIGGFPELKKLKEKKVSRWRQKQQQEQSTTSPKTTEIRSEASKIHQENIEKMAQMSEEEILQEREELLKGLDPKLIESLIGRSKKREATDHEHNGHAHEHAEGYHGWIGSMKTSEGLTDLSQLDKEDVDRALGISSLSLSEPEGGSNTKKVAFDDNIKTVKFEDLDDGIELDPNGWEDVTDVNELVPNNDHIAPDDYQINPDSDEEGLNNTVHFTKPKQPDLDINDPDFFDKLHEKYYPDLPKETEKLSWMTQPMPKQLSTVYESISDMRFDFKGDLIELGPEGEEPKDSSSEIPTYMGLHHHSENPHMAGYTLGELAHLARSTLAGQRCLSIQTLGRILHKLGLHKYSILPKTDSDDQSFTDEIKQLSLDFEDMMWDLIDQLRIIETITEAADEKKTRNLSVRNYAIEALWLYRTGGGRPEITKQTEEDLIAQAVQK; encoded by the coding sequence ATGGATTTCATAGGAGAGATTATAGAGCATGAGACAGAGGCACCTAAAGAACCAACCCCAAAACCCACAATTGGTGGATTCCCCGAActtaaaaaattaaaagaaaagaaagtcTCAAGATGGAGGcaaaagcaacaacagGAACAGAGCACAACTTCCCCAAAAACTACTGAAATCCGTTCAGAGGCTTCCAAAATTCACCAAGAAAATATCGAGAAGATGGCTCAAATGTCAGAGGAAGAGATTTTGCAAGAGCGTGAGGAGTTACTAAAGGGTTTAGATcctaaattaattgaaagttTGATTGGTAGATCCAAGAAAAGGGAAGCAACAGACCATGAACACAATGGACATGCTCATGAACATGCAGAGGGATACCATGGATGGATTGGATCAATGAAAACTTCTGAAGGATTAACAGATTTATCTCAATTAGATAAGGAAGATGTGGACCGTGCATTGGGTATAAGTTCATTATCCTTATCTGAACCTGAGGGTGGCAGTAATACGAAAAAAGTCGCTTTCGACGATAATATCAAGACGgttaaatttgaagatttggaTGATGGAATTGAATTGGATCCAAATGGATGGGAGGACGTTACTGATGTCAATGAATTAGTTCCTAATAATGATCACATTGCACCTGACGATTACCAGATTAATCCTGATAGCGATGAAGAAGGATTGAATAATACTGTTCATTTTACAAAACCCAAACAGCCAGATTTGGATATAAATGATCCCGATTTCTTTGATAAGCTACATGAGAAATACTATCCTGATTTGCCTaaagaaacagaaaagTTGTCATGGATGACACAGCCAATGCCAAAACAATTGTCTACCGTTTATGAATCAATATCTGATATGAGATTTGACTTTAAAGgagatttaattgaattgggTCCAGAGGGAGAAGAACCAAAAGATAGTTCATCCGAAATACCTACTTATATGGgacttcatcatcattcGGAGAACCCACATATGGCAGGTTATACATTGGGTGAGTTGGCACATTTAGCCAGATCGACTTTAGCTGGACAAAGATGCTTGAGCATTCAAACATTAGGGAGAATCTTACATAAATTGGGATTACATAAATACAGTATACTACCAAAAACAGACTCAGATGATCAGAGTTTTACAgatgaaatcaaacaacTATCACTTGACTTTGAAGATATGATGTGGGACTTGATAGACCAATTACGAATCATTGAAACAATAACAGAGGCAGctgatgaaaaaaagacCAGAAACTTATCTGTCAGAAATTATGCAATAGAGGCATTGTGGTTATATAGAACTGGAGGTGGAAGACCAGAGATAACTAAACAAACCGAAGAGGATTTGATAGCACAAGCAGTTCAGAAATAA
- the YBL053 gene encoding Ybl053p (Putative subunit of a replication fork-pausing checkpoint complex), translating into MSDYESGSDIDNYYEADEFDDFIEYSDNEVEQEKSKPTPGQIEVEEIEEPEEDRIRTLTTTLKPNETQAQKLLKAHISVLVSALGGPDHTSDIQPPPYKLGHDALACLKDIKRWIRAVDEKKNNYEVALACAESGLVTNDLIVIMCQWEDKMQKKEIIKNKTTTEKTMLACLELLVLLTWPVEFGKDLSESQKLLYSEIKKVHVSYKKQILMFNNGQLLKAAIRLVLPTIAKSRIDREPRDNQILKLVLYLIRNLLAIEPANLSISNKSRKGASVTASDLPLGVTQDDISINNVLSVFKKNKVLMLLLTISGSLGTEFDRDMFGEICLESIYLIIKGLSASEVLVKKNLGSTPVAAPSQNTVPDAINASQPLQPVTTTVGMQLQDLLATESKKKKIQTQNIASRHGRFGSLLSIRSADSNSFVVSGQEALINTDSSLAKLDKSKKWKDRTYFKYDSDEYVNTSTPVYLNLTGQDILYNFVEQFLSGGCFNNLIECMGSRLTSQTDLNMVDELTLASYFFTISWFLSYQRERIGLDSENKELNYGSVGAALSEVNFILIIGYFRDSFSVKKWNSLHVAMICFKELLQISNSVFGKEITNQTGEGDEISQHEIDRELAEGIIRKLFSFNDFLSIIVQIPQTAAKHSPDYLRVSVSVVHILLKAFETFANEDVHLYIQSKRKQSKRNRKRVNNLDKSTEDRLRDVIYASDEELDQSSAKEITQERKLDFKKTEARFFHQAIVSTYINYLSRYEDLSNQEIKTCLSYFHRLFVVRKDFTGLYRLDFMQLLQKLRNYLQRGSSLRLQVEEFIYYFMKKFKTAFERFPMPIEVLFPRFEDNECKVYLATGEVYEKEETTSTSRSPRLAKDLEFVRDFGLDDQIKILVSQLHVQEKQSLLKWLIQELERIINDRILNSDSIAELNASNQQRRLFINNGYLRFLLRIIGFDLPYTMEEVPELATTVDMEHLTKVTELIKKWDSSQPVIFEDDKVPSYFVRTREAGYDEDQYNENDQEYDFNDDSIAFETEANPNSNRNHVSELDHLEELERQLSSNGSRVNSKERNGTKGKARKKSKEKKRPEPKKVRGLKRRRIPKDLLDDDDSQHVVKSAEFVHDSDDESDDEKDKAFFEREEKMRNLLNDMGGIATSEQLKEIQKVWKNLETGGNNKVASTVAKAVKEVGLFVEESDNDDEVEEESRNSAPVNEEADRTIFESGEVDTQQDLSDNTSNTSDMESETETTKRSFVEDPEEISHVQPKRKRLVISDDEEE; encoded by the coding sequence ATGAGTGATTATGAATCAGGATCAGACATAGATAACTATTATGAAGCAGATGAATTTGACGATTTTATTGAATACAGTGATAATGAAgttgaacaagaaaaatcaaaaccaacCCCAGGCCAAATAGAAGTTGAGGAAATTGAAGAACCTGAAGAAGATAGAATAAGAACTTTGACTACAACTTTAAAACCAAATGAGACACAAGCCcagaaattattaaaagcGCATATTTCTGTTTTAGTATCAGCCCTTGGTGGTCCTGACCACACTTCAGATATTCAACCACCGCCTTATAAATTGGGCCATGATGCACTTGCGTGTCTTAAAGATATTAAACGCTGGATAAGAGCTGTtgatgaaaagaaaaacaattatgAGGTTGCCTTGGCATGTGCTGAAAGTGGATTAGTGacaaatgatttaattgtgATTATGTGTCAATGGGAAGATAAAAtgcaaaagaaagagatcattaaaaacaaaactacCACTGAGAAAACGATGTTGGCGTGTCTTGAATTGTTAGTACTATTAACATGGCCTGTTGAGTTTGGTAAAGATTTATCTGAGAGCCAAAAATTACTTTATTCCGAAATTAAAAAAGTGCATGTATCTTATaagaaacaaatattaatgTTTAATAATGGACAACTATTAAAAGCTGCTATTAGATTAGTTTTGCCAACTATAGCAAAGTCGAGGATAGACCGTGAGCCTAGGGACAAccaaattttgaaactaGTTTTGTACCTCATAAGAAATTTATTAGCTATTGAACCTGCAAACTTGTCGATATCTAACAAGTCACGTAAAGGTGCTAGTGTAACTGCATCTGATTTACCACTCGGTGTCACACAAGACGATATATCGATCAATAACGTATTGTCTGTattcaagaaaaacaagGTATTGATGTTGCTTTTAACCATATCAGGATCGCTCGGAACTGAATTTGATAGAGACATGTTTGGCGAAATATGTTTGGAAAGCatttatctaataataaaggGGTTATCAGCATCTGAAGTTTTggtgaaaaagaatttggGATCTACACCTGTTGCTGCGCCTTCTCAAAATACGGTTCCTGATGCCATCAATGCCTCACAGCCATTGCAACCAGTGACGACTACTGTTGGAATGCAATTGCAAGATTTGTTGGCCACCGAGtccaagaaaaagaaaattcaaACACAAAATATAGCTTCTAGACATGGTCGATTTGGATCCTTACTTTCTATCCGATCAGCCGACTCGAATTCTTTTGTCGTATCAGGACAAGAAGCATTAATCAACACTGATAGTTCTTTAGCTAAATTGGACAAGTCTAAGAAATGGAAAGATAGAACCTATTTCAAGTATGATTCCGATGAATACGTCAATACTTCCACTCCTGTTTATCTTAATTTAACTGGACAAGACATTTTGTACAATTTTGTGGAACAATTTTTATCAGGGGGgtgtttcaataatttgattgagTGTATGGGATCAAGATTAACCAGTCAAACTGATTTGAATATGGTAGATGAGCTTACACTTGCTAGTTATTTTTTCACTATTTCATGGTTTTTAAGTTACCAAAGAGAAAGAATTGGGTTGGACTCAGAAAACAAGGAGTTGAATTATGGATCAGTGGGTGCTGCATTGAGTGAagtcaattttattttgatcaTTGGATATTTCAGAGATTCGTTTTCTGTGAAAAAATGGAATTCTTTGCATGTGGCAATGATATGTTTCAAGGAGTTGTTAcaaatttccaattcagTGTTTGGTAAGGAAATCACTAACCAGACAGGCGAAGGCGATGAAATCTCACAGCATGAAATTGATCGAGAGTTGGCAGAAGGTATTATTAGAAAgctattttcatttaatgattttttgaGTATTATTGTTCAAATACCTCAGACTGCGGCCAAACATTCTCCAGATTATCTTAGAGTCTCGGTTTCTGTTGTtcatattttattaaagGCTTTTGAAACTTTTGCCAATGAAGATGTTCATTTGTATATTCAATCAAAACGTAAACAAAGTAAGAGAAACCGTAAGCGGGTGAACAATTTGGATAAGTCTACTGAAGATAGGTTAAGAGATGTGATCTATGCATcagatgaagaattagacCAATCGAGTGCCAAAGAAATAACTCAAGAACGTAAATTAGATTTCAAGAAAACAGAAGCAAGGTTTTTCCATCAAGCGATTGTATCTACATATATCAACTACTTATCAAGATATGAAGATTTATCAAaccaagaaatcaaaacgTGTCTTTCATATTTTCATCGATTATTTGTGGTAAGAAAAGATTTCACTGGGTTGTATAGATTGGATTTCATGCAATTGTTACAAAAGTTGAGAAATTATTTGCAACGAGGAAGTAGTCTACGTTTAcaagttgaagaatttatttattattttatgaaaaaattcaagACTGCATTTGAAAGATTCCCCATGCCCATTGAAGTATTATTTCCTCGATTTGAAGATAACGAGTGTAAGGTTTATCTAGCTACAGGAGAAGTATATGAGAAGGAAGAAACGACATCAACATCACGTTCTCCAAGATTAGCTAAAGATTTGGAATTTGTACGTGATTTTGGTTTAGATGatcaaattaaaatctTGGTGAGTCAGTTGCATGTTCAAGAGAAGCAATCGTTACTCAAATGGTTGATACAGGAATTGGAgagaataataaatgataGGATTTTAAATTCAGATTCCATTGCAGAATTGAATGCATCTAATCAGCAACGTCGTTTATTCATTAACAATGGGTATTTGCGTTTCTTGTTACGTAtaattggatttgatttgcCTTATACTATGGAAGAAGTGCCAGAGTTGGCAACTACCGTTGATATGGAACATTTGACAAAAGTTACcgaattgattaaaaaatGGGACTCTTCTCAACCTGTGAtatttgaagatgataaGGTGCCTTCTTATTTTGTACGTACAAGAGAAGCAGGTTATGATGAGGACCAGTATAACGAAAATGATCAAGAGTATGattttaatgatgattCTATTGCATTTGAAACCGAGGCTAATCCAAACTCTAACCGAAATCATGTTTCTGAATTGGATCACTTGGAGGAATTAGAAAGACAATTACTGAGTAATGGTTCTAGAGTTAATTCAAAAGAACGTAATGGTACGAAAGGGAAAGCAAGAAAGAAAtctaaagaaaagaaacgCCCTGAACCTAAGAAAGTACGTGGTCTTAAACGTAGAAGAATACCTAAAGATCTTttggatgatgatgattcaCAACATGTCGTCAAATCTGCCGAGTTTGTCCATGATTCGGATGATGAatctgatgatgaaaaagataaagccttttttgaaagagaagaaaaaatgaggaatttattgaatgaCATGGGTGGTATTGCTACTTCGGAACAATTGAAGGAAATTCAAAAAGTTTGGAAGAATTTGGAAACTGGAGGAAACAATAAAGTTGCTTCTACTGTGGCAAAAGCTGTGAAAGAAGTCGGGttatttgttgaagaaagtGACAACGATGATGAGGTGGAAGAGGAAAGTAGAAACTCTGCTCCAGTAAATGAAGAAGCTGATCGTacaatttttgaatcaGGTGAAGTTGATACCCAACAAGATTTATCAGATAACACTTCAAATACTTCTGATATGGAATCAGAAACTGAAACTACGAAAAGATCATTTGTTGAAGACCCAGAAGAAATACTGCATGTCCAACCCAAGAGAAAACGATTAGTCATCAGtgatgacgaagaagaatag
- the PRC2 gene encoding Prc2p (Putative carboxypeptidase; induced by human neutrophils; Spider biofilm induced) — translation MKALLLLYTVITVVLALPSQTPFSLSPLQQLKDELAGKVSQTQILDMERIWINYQRQNGLETILKEFNQFKSQFQYSLASQDKSESTYSIEVSKASPELLGFDTVKQYTGYFNVNDKDKNYFFWFFESRNDPKNDPLVIWLNGGPGCSSLCGLALELGPSIINATLQPEYNPHAWNSNASVLFLDQPANVGFSYGGNIPITSDQASQDFVEFIKLFYERFPEYVDLDLHISGESYAGHYVPSFANAVHKADIPLNSILIGNGVTDPVVQLGEKSNMGCGQGGIGKIYTDKECTEYPEKYEKFVPYGELCYKNPNALTCFIAALASPKTPDTGDLNPYDSRVKCGNNSLCYDQIDYLNDYFNLQSVQEALGVEKTYTMCSSNVGSRFVSDFMRPYHTYVADLLDDGIPVLIYVGDKDLVCDWLGNLAWVNKLNYTGHDQFEKTEFKPWYTADGKLAGEVKNHDHFTYLRIYESGHMVPMDQPENSLDMVNRWVRGDFKF, via the coding sequence ATGAAAGCTTTATTACTATTGTATACTGTCATTACAGTTGTTTTGGCGTTGCCTTCGCAAACTCCCTTTTCTTTGTCTCCATTGcaacaattaaaagatgAACTTGCTGGTAAAGTTTCTCAGACACAGATTCTTGATATGGAGAGAATATGGATTAATTATCAACGGCAAAACGGTTTAGAAACtattttgaaagaatttaACCAATTCAAGTCACAATTTCAGTATTCATTAGCCTCCCAGGATAAATCTGAATCAACTTACAGTATTGAAGTATCCAAGGCATCCCCTGAATTGTTAGGGTTTGACACGGTTAAACAATATACTGGTTATTTCAATGTCAAtgataaagataaaaacTACTTTTTCTGGTTTTTTGAAAGTAGAAATGACCCCAAAAATGATCCTTTAGTTATTTGGCTTAATGGTGGTCCTGGATGTTCCAGTTTATGTGGATTGGCATTAGAGTTGGGTCCATCAATTATAAATGCCACTTTACAGCCTGAGTATAACCCACATGCCTGGAATTCTAATGCTtctgttttgtttttagaTCAACCAGCAAATGTCGGGTTTTCATATGGTGGTAACATTCCTATCACCTCCGACCAAGCTTCACAGGACtttgttgaatttatcaaattgttttatgAAAGATTTCCCGAGTATGTCGATTTGGACTTGCATATTTCGGGTGAGTCATACGCTGGCCATTATGTTCCTAGTTTCGCTAATGCTGTTCATAAAGCTGATATTCCATTAAACTCAATATTGATTGGTAACGGTGTGACTGATCCAGTAGTACAATTGGGTGAAAAGAGTAATATGGGATGTGGTCAAGGTGGAATTGGAAAGATTTACACAGACAAGGAATGTACAGAATACCCTGAGAAATACGAGAAATTTGTACCTTATGGAGAATTATGTTACAAGAACCCAAATGCTTTAACTTGTTTTATTGCTGCATTGGCCTCTCCAAAAACTCCAGACACAGGTGATTTGAATCCTTATGATTCACGTGTCAAATGTGGTAACAACTCATTGTGTTATGATCAAATAGATTATCTTAACGACTACTTTAACTTACAATCGGTTCAAGAAGCTTTAGGGGTTGAAAAGACTTACACAATGTGTTCCTCTAATGTTGGATCCAGATTTGTTTCTGATTTTATGAGGCCATATCATACTTATGTTGCTGATTTGTTAGATGATGGTATTCCAGTTTTGATATATGTTGGTGATAAAGATTTAGTATGTGATTGGTTGGGAAACTTGGCTTGGgtcaataaattgaattatacCGGACatgatcaatttgaaaaaactgAGTTTAAACCCTGGTACACCGCTGATGGCAAGTTGGCTGGTGAAGTGAAAAATCATGACCACTTTACTTATTTACGTATTTATGAATCTGGTCATATGGTACCTATGGACCAGCCTGAGAATTCCTTAGACATGGTAAATAGATGGGTTCGTGgtgattttaaattttaa
- a CDS encoding palmitoyltransferase (Ortholog(s) have palmitoyltransferase activity, role in protein palmitoylation and plasma membrane localization), translating to MIWRKEYLKKNYIKLLVPICVVLVLAYLNYAINYAVGYKLVYVHHSHAVAIILWVLLGFFQLELLVYWVLIFLVGPGKSPVFPPIDLYSENNKGLIPLPDLFFCDEKGFPYYCSNSNSIKLERSFFSKDVGYNVIKFDHYCIWIGQPIGQDNYLFFMKFMMGFLAFFIIVLIYCARFTRESIQQGEIDHNFIVLFVMSGFWIIMIGCLFGIHLRYVSINMTTLDEITINQRKRYNRWKDARKNPNMPSWMKTKNPPRKETGRKYVNVKHKTGRAIVRYYIDERPFDMGFRRNWINLVFNGNRNHGKDDEFYTLWRLAAAFVVFIIPFIDIPFSFRGKLQVKDDVEQELHEQENLLAKYTVYSSVVNDKFMNMIDEKLKKNSYSAPGYLVETTPQNNQSTIDKDSI from the coding sequence ATGATTTGGAGGAaagaatatttgaaaaaaaactatatCAAACTACTAGTTCCCATATGTGTTGTTCTTGTCCTTGCATATTTGAACTATGCTATTAATTATGCAGTTGGATATAAACTAGTATATGTACATCATTCACATGCTGTTGCAATTATCCTTTGGGTGTTATTGGgtttctttcaattggaGTTATTAGTTTACTGGGTATTAATATTCCTTGTTGGACCAGGGAAATCACCAGTATTCCCACCTATCGACCTTTACagtgaaaataataaaggTTTAATTCCCTTAcctgatttatttttctgtGATGAAAAAGGTTTTCCATATTATTGTTCAAACTCCAACTCCATAAAACTAGAAAgaagttttttttcaaaagatgTTGGATACAATGTGATCAAGTTTGATCATTACTGTATATGGATTGGACAACCTATTGGACAGGATAATTATCTATTTTTCATGAAATTTATGATGGGTTTTCTTgcatttttcattattgtgCTAATATACTGTGCAAGGTTTACCAGAGAATCTATTCAACAGGGTGAAATTGATCataattttattgtattgtttGTTATGAGTGGGTTCTGGATCATTATGATAGGGTGCTTATTCGGTATTCACTTGCGGTACGTTAGTATAAATATGACTACATTAGATGAAATTACGATAAACCAGAGGAAACGGTATAATCGATGGAAAGATGCCAGAAAGAACCCTAATATGCCCAGCTGgatgaaaacaaaaaacccacctagaaaagaaacagGAAGAAAATATGTTAATGTCAAGCACAAAACCGGTAGAGCTATAGTCAGGTattatattgatgaaaGACCCTTTGATATGGGATTTAGAAGGAACTGGATCAATTTGGTTTTCAACGGCAACAGAAATCACGGGAAAGACGATGAATTTTATACTTTATGGAGATTAGCTGCtgcttttgttgtttttattattccTTTTATTGACATACCGTTTTCTTTTAGAGGTAAACTACAAGTAAAGGATGATGTGGAACAGGAACTTCACGAACAAGAAAACCTACTAGCAAAATACACAGTGTATTCAAGTGTTGTTAATGACAAATTCATGAACATGATAGATGaaaagttgaagaaaaacaGTTATTCTGCACCTGGCTATTTGGTGGAAACTACTCCTCAGAACAACCAATCCACAATAGATAAAGATAGCATATAG